The Sediminispirochaeta bajacaliforniensis DSM 16054 genome includes the window TCTTCATAGACGGGGTGGCTTCTATATTTCTATATTTCGATGATATACATGACCTAAAGCTTCTGCAGATACGAAGCCGCACTTTCGGCAGCACTCTTTCCGGAAAAGAATGAAAAAGTACTGGCACAACCGGTATCCTTGAAATTGTAGTCATCGCCGTAGAACCCTCCGGCATCCGCACCGATGCAATAGAGGCCGGGAATGACTGCATGTTTTGTGCTGACTACTTCCATCTTTTCATTCACCTCTACCCCGCCGATGGTGGTAAGCATGCCGCCGACTGTTTTGCAGGCATAGTAGGGGCCATCTCCAAACGCGATCAAGCGACTTGGGTCCTTTGAAAACATGGTGTCGACGCCTGCCGCACAGTAGCCGTTGTACTCCTTGATTGTCGCCAACAGGGCATCCGTGGGAACAGCCATCTGCTGTGCCAATGCTTCCCAGCTATCGGCTTTACAGATCAGGCCCTTGCTTGCGGCAAGGGCCAAAGCATCCTGCAAACCGACAGCAGGTTTATTGGTGGAAGGGGTAAAACAGGTACCATTTATGGTATTGTGGTGTTCCATAAAGCTTACCATGGACTGGTCCAAAAGACTCCAGTAATAGCCGTCGGGTTGGCTGCATACCTTGGTAAATCCGCCGGTCTCATCGGAAAAACGAACTCCGGTTGCGTTTACCCAAAGATAGGGCTGGTAAGCCGCACGATGGACCAGGGAATCGATGGCACAGCCCGGTACGGTATTGAGGCTATGAGCTATATAACCTGTTCCCTGTTTCGCCGCGCCGACGGCCCAGCACATCCGGATGCCTTCTCCCATGCGTCCGCCGGTACCGCCTGCCGCCCGATTGCCTCCAGAAGTAGAGGCTTCGGCCATGGCGTGGCTGACGTAGCGTTCCAACATTTCCTTATTGTCACAATAACCGCCGGTTGCGATGATCACACTTCCGGCATGTACCGTAATGGTATCTCCAGCAAGATTTTCGGCGACAATACCGACTGCCTTGCCGTCTTTCATGGTGATGCTTTTTCCCGTCGTATTCAGCAGCGTGGTAACACCAAGTTCATTACACCGTCGCTGCATGGTCAGAGCAACCCCGGGGCCCTCACCTTCGAACATCAGCCATGTGGAGCTCCCCGGACCACGAAAAGAGTCCAAGGCCATGATCGGTTTATTCCCCTGTTTTATCATCCAATTGATGGTCTTGCCCACATTGTTCATGAAGGCCCGTACGATACGCCCGTTGCAACGATTACGATTATAGCTCATGTGATAGACATACCCTTCCTCCGCGCTCTGGTTGTCTGTGCGGTTGAATGTCTCTTCCACAACGGAATCGTTGGAGTAGTGGGCCTCTGTCCCGAAAAGGCCTCCGCCTACGGCACTCTTTTTCTCTATCAGCACCACCTTCAAACCAAGCTCTGCCGCACGAACGGCGGCGGTAAGGCCGGAACCTCCTGCACCAACAACGACAAGATCAGCATCATAGCTCGCCTCTCCCGTGGATACGGCAGTGCCTGCTTTGGTGCAATCCCTTGTAAAACTGTTTTTGTCTCCACCAGCCTGGAGGATACAATCCTTCACCCCATTGATGATGCCCTTACAGGCAAGGGTACATCCGGTAATGGTATCCACATGTACGCTGTTGTTCTCCACAATCGTGGCGGGCATAAAATTAATAGCAGGAGCCGCAATCCATGAGGTCTCTTTGTTCTCGAGGACCTCGCAGCCGGTGATGACACCATTCTCAAAGGTGGTACTTACCTTGATAAAATCATTTCGCCCTGAACCGATGCCTTCGTAGGTTCCATCCTTTACCTGTGCAGCGGAGGAAACCGCCGTCGTACCCGATTGTTTTACTCCGCTCTCTGTGCTCTTATTGCCGCATGCCGCAAAGGTCAGCAATAGGGACATCAGAAAGGCTGAGCCAACTATGTGCATTATCGTTTTCATAACGTTGGTACTTCCCTTACGTAAAAATCTTATTTCTTCAACCAGCGCTGGATATCCCGAACCGCAAGGCGAGCACTGGTAACGGAAAAACCGCTTGCGGCCCCATTTGCTATACGCATATCGTAGGTATCACCATACAATCCGCCCGCATCAAGTCCTATCGCATAAAGACCAGGAACGACGTTTCCATCGCTATTTATCACCTGCAGCCCTTCCGTGACTTTCGAACCGCCGACGGTTGCGTACATTCCAAGAACAACCCTGACCGCATAGAAGGGAGCCTCTTTGATAGAAAAAAGAGCCTTTTTCTCCATGTAAAACTCTGGGTCCTGCCCCTGGGCCGCATAGCCATTCATGTCGACCACACTCTTTTTCAGGTTCTCAAGAGGCATACCGGTCTGTTTGGAAAGTCCTTCAAGGCTGTCGGCAGAAAACATCCAGTCATTTTTCTCGGCAAGAGCCTTATCGAGCCCCTCCTGCAACTTAGGGAGTTTTCTTGGTATGCCGAAGCCGAAACGCTGCCCCTTTTCGATGAACTCGTCTACGGTTTTCTGATCAAACACGACAAAGGCAGTTCCCCCGACCTGCTCCGTTGCATTGGATCGGTATTCGATGGGAAGCCTCTCGTTCATAAAGCGCCTCCCCTGGCGGGAGAGCGTCAATAGCCCCTCGTTGTAGACTGCCCCTAAGATATCAGGGTACTTGGTATCCGGGCCCATTTGCTGGCTTATCGGAATCGGCATAACAAGGCCGGCCCCAAGTACCGCACTCATGTTGATAAGATCGGCATGAACCTGGGAAAGCATCTTGAGTCCATCGCCTTCCCGTCCTCCGGCACCTACATTCAGATAACCGGGATACCGCAGGTACTTC containing:
- a CDS encoding FAD-binding protein, whose product is MKTIMHIVGSAFLMSLLLTFAACGNKSTESGVKQSGTTAVSSAAQVKDGTYEGIGSGRNDFIKVSTTFENGVITGCEVLENKETSWIAAPAINFMPATIVENNSVHVDTITGCTLACKGIINGVKDCILQAGGDKNSFTRDCTKAGTAVSTGEASYDADLVVVGAGGSGLTAAVRAAELGLKVVLIEKKSAVGGGLFGTEAHYSNDSVVEETFNRTDNQSAEEGYVYHMSYNRNRCNGRIVRAFMNNVGKTINWMIKQGNKPIMALDSFRGPGSSTWLMFEGEGPGVALTMQRRCNELGVTTLLNTTGKSITMKDGKAVGIVAENLAGDTITVHAGSVIIATGGYCDNKEMLERYVSHAMAEASTSGGNRAAGGTGGRMGEGIRMCWAVGAAKQGTGYIAHSLNTVPGCAIDSLVHRAAYQPYLWVNATGVRFSDETGGFTKVCSQPDGYYWSLLDQSMVSFMEHHNTINGTCFTPSTNKPAVGLQDALALAASKGLICKADSWEALAQQMAVPTDALLATIKEYNGYCAAGVDTMFSKDPSRLIAFGDGPYYACKTVGGMLTTIGGVEVNEKMEVVSTKHAVIPGLYCIGADAGGFYGDDYNFKDTGCASTFSFFSGKSAAESAASYLQKL